The proteins below come from a single Halostagnicola larsenii XH-48 genomic window:
- a CDS encoding DUF790 family protein, whose product MLTKDLLRVSRAGGGYQPRFAGREHRPLAARVIGIYQGHVGESRGALESALEELERGISGVGESSDGSASNERQRPVDEFKLVRGLAALLDRETTVQTEAPLEPVRARRAAFEAAEAVGGVASEEERAMALVGAGETLEISADDIATSLYADLEDRQIVETVDSRWSPDELLAQYNLSLAQTALFDATEIRVRSSDPKALISAIKRLRLMYEIEKTPAGREVVVTGPTHLFRATRRYGTRFARLLRTVAKTSEWRLEATIDDRGTERTMTLSDDDPVSVPDAAPVVDVSFDSGVESEFAARVSAVDLEWDLVREPEALESGTRVMIPDFAFDYHHADFRVYLEIMGFWTPEYVEKKLAQLANLEDVDMIVAVDESLGVGEEIVARDHRAIPYSGSVRLKDVADVLREFESDLVAESVASLPDEIDPDEDAVALAALAESYGVSEDALSEPSYPNHELVGRTLVCPAVLEDLEETLEDGMDLAAAEAAFGSYGISDSSAMLSRLGYRVDWEGLSGGTVRER is encoded by the coding sequence ATGTTGACGAAGGACCTGTTGCGCGTCTCGCGCGCAGGAGGGGGATACCAGCCGCGCTTTGCCGGGCGCGAACACCGGCCGCTCGCGGCGCGGGTCATCGGAATCTATCAGGGCCACGTCGGCGAGTCGAGGGGCGCACTCGAGTCGGCGCTCGAGGAACTCGAACGGGGGATCAGCGGCGTGGGGGAATCCTCGGACGGATCGGCGTCGAACGAGCGACAACGTCCCGTCGACGAGTTTAAACTGGTCCGCGGGCTCGCTGCGCTGTTGGATCGCGAGACGACGGTCCAGACCGAAGCGCCGCTCGAGCCGGTTCGCGCCCGCAGGGCGGCCTTCGAGGCCGCCGAAGCCGTCGGCGGGGTCGCCTCCGAGGAGGAGCGCGCGATGGCGCTGGTCGGGGCCGGCGAGACCCTCGAGATATCCGCCGACGATATCGCGACGTCGCTGTACGCCGACCTCGAGGACCGACAGATCGTTGAGACGGTCGACTCGCGCTGGAGCCCCGACGAACTCCTCGCCCAGTACAACCTCTCGCTGGCTCAGACGGCACTGTTCGACGCCACGGAGATCCGCGTCCGCTCGAGCGACCCGAAGGCGCTAATTTCGGCGATCAAACGCCTGCGGCTGATGTACGAAATCGAGAAGACGCCGGCGGGGCGCGAGGTCGTCGTCACCGGCCCGACGCACCTCTTTCGCGCGACGAGGCGGTACGGGACCCGCTTTGCCAGGTTGCTGCGGACGGTCGCGAAAACGAGCGAGTGGCGACTCGAGGCGACGATCGACGACCGCGGGACCGAGCGAACGATGACGCTCTCGGACGACGACCCGGTATCGGTTCCCGACGCCGCGCCGGTCGTCGACGTCTCCTTCGACAGCGGCGTCGAATCGGAGTTCGCCGCCCGCGTCTCGGCCGTCGACCTCGAGTGGGACCTCGTGCGCGAACCCGAGGCCCTAGAGAGCGGGACGCGCGTGATGATCCCCGACTTCGCGTTCGACTACCACCACGCGGACTTTCGGGTCTACCTCGAGATCATGGGCTTTTGGACGCCCGAGTACGTCGAGAAGAAACTCGCACAACTCGCGAACCTCGAGGACGTCGACATGATCGTCGCCGTCGACGAATCGCTCGGCGTCGGCGAGGAAATCGTCGCTCGAGACCACCGCGCGATCCCCTACTCGGGGTCCGTTCGACTCAAAGACGTCGCGGACGTCCTTCGGGAGTTCGAATCCGACCTCGTGGCAGAGAGCGTGGCCTCGCTCCCCGACGAGATCGATCCGGACGAGGACGCGGTGGCGCTCGCCGCGCTGGCCGAGTCCTACGGCGTCAGCGAGGACGCCCTGTCGGAGCCGTCGTATCCGAACCACGAACTCGTCGGACGAACGCTCGTTTGCCCTGCAGTTCTCGAAGACCTCGAGGAAACGCTCGAGGACGGGATGGATCTGGCGGCCGCCGAAGCGGCGTTCGGGTCATACGGTATCTCCGACTCGAGCGCGATGCTCTCCCGGCTCGGCTACCGCGTCGACTGGGAGGGATTGTCCGGCGGGACCGTACGCGAGCGGTGA
- a CDS encoding alpha/beta fold hydrolase, giving the protein MQTITSADGTSIAYETDGDGPPLVLLHGGGTRRYWEPFVPRFSDDFTVVRPDRRGRGDSGDGDEYDIGREVEDARAVVDAVAGDPILFGHSFGGLQALEAARDAPVQAVIAYEPAYLVGDYRKRANLASRMQAQLENGNRREAMKLHLEEVIHGGEIDELDRWLEEWPAWPEYAEHVENAARMDRALEDHQLSETLDVDAPALLLTGSEGPSHLRESVRAVHDALPESRLLEFDGVGHLGPTEAPERIATELRRFLEETEAADPTIEGEQI; this is encoded by the coding sequence ATGCAGACGATCACGTCAGCAGACGGTACCAGTATCGCGTACGAGACGGACGGAGACGGTCCGCCGCTGGTCCTCCTCCACGGCGGCGGGACGCGCCGCTATTGGGAGCCGTTCGTTCCTCGGTTCTCGGACGACTTCACTGTCGTTCGGCCGGACCGTCGAGGCCGCGGCGACAGCGGCGACGGCGACGAGTACGATATCGGCCGCGAGGTCGAAGACGCTCGCGCAGTAGTCGACGCCGTGGCCGGCGATCCGATCCTGTTCGGGCACTCTTTTGGCGGCCTCCAAGCGCTCGAGGCCGCTCGAGACGCGCCCGTGCAAGCGGTCATCGCCTACGAACCCGCGTACCTCGTCGGCGACTATCGAAAGCGAGCGAACCTCGCGTCCCGAATGCAGGCCCAACTCGAGAACGGCAATCGTCGCGAGGCGATGAAACTTCACCTCGAGGAGGTGATCCACGGCGGCGAGATCGACGAGCTCGATCGCTGGCTCGAAGAGTGGCCCGCCTGGCCGGAGTACGCCGAACACGTCGAGAACGCGGCGCGTATGGACCGCGCGCTCGAGGACCACCAGCTTTCAGAGACGCTGGACGTGGACGCACCAGCACTTTTACTGACCGGGAGCGAGGGGCCGTCGCACCTCCGGGAGAGCGTTCGGGCAGTTCACGACGCACTTCCCGAAAGCCGACTCCTCGAGTTCGACGGCGTCGGTCACCTCGGCCCGACCGAAGCGCCGGAGCGGATCGCGACCGAGCTTCGGCGGTTTCTCGAAGAAACAGAGGCGGCGGATCCGACGATCGAAGGTGAGCAAATCTAA
- a CDS encoding HVO_2523 family zinc finger protein has translation MSNSDTGSGDEPDSETERDFERGTGPPCPFCETPMYKRHCKYVCPQHGVVIDCSDPFL, from the coding sequence ATGAGCAATAGCGACACTGGATCTGGCGACGAGCCGGATTCTGAGACCGAACGCGACTTCGAGCGCGGAACCGGACCGCCGTGTCCGTTCTGTGAAACGCCGATGTACAAGCGCCACTGCAAGTACGTCTGCCCCCAACACGGGGTCGTCATCGACTGCAGCGATCCGTTTCTCTAA
- a CDS encoding DEAD/DEAH box helicase, translated as MTAPESDDAFHLTLRYEDGTVRLDGDLPERVRSQLLESPSLEFESDSRTGTYRVPGFQYAALLEALEHSTDNTGTDVSADRVTIDDRVLSVEHIPQLESAYTLREYQETALERWLETDSSPGNDDCPPAPAGVLELPTGSGKTVIGLKAIEHLSRPTLIVVPTIDLLEQWERELEREFEVPIGRFGGGEQRLEVITVSTYDSAYLKADSVGDRFGLVVFDEVHHLGGEGYRDIARLLAAPARLGLTATFERPDDAHEVVADLVGPLVHRIEVDELAGDHLAPYDMKRLEVSLTDEEREEYERNQSIFTDYLASSNIRMQSGSDYQELVKRSGNDAEAREALLARQRAREITRGSDAKIRALESILDEHRGERIIVFTASNDLAYEVSERFLIPTITHRTGTEERREILERFREGTYSRVVTSNVLDEGVDVPDASVAIVLSGSGSEREFTQRLGRILRPKDDGGRALLYEVVSRETSEERVADRRR; from the coding sequence ATGACGGCTCCGGAATCGGACGACGCGTTTCATCTCACCCTCCGCTACGAGGATGGAACGGTCCGTCTCGACGGAGACCTCCCCGAACGCGTTCGCTCGCAGCTTCTCGAGTCGCCCTCCCTCGAGTTCGAATCGGACTCGCGAACCGGCACGTATCGTGTTCCAGGATTTCAGTACGCAGCGCTTCTCGAAGCCCTCGAGCACAGCACTGACAACACCGGCACCGATGTCAGTGCGGATCGAGTGACGATCGATGACCGAGTCCTCTCGGTCGAGCATATCCCGCAACTCGAGTCGGCCTATACGTTGCGGGAGTATCAGGAGACGGCCCTCGAGCGCTGGCTCGAGACCGACTCGAGTCCGGGTAACGACGACTGCCCGCCTGCCCCCGCGGGCGTTCTCGAACTCCCGACGGGCAGCGGCAAGACGGTGATCGGGCTGAAAGCGATCGAGCACCTCTCGAGACCGACGCTGATCGTGGTTCCGACGATCGACCTCCTCGAGCAGTGGGAACGCGAACTCGAACGGGAGTTCGAGGTTCCGATCGGGCGATTCGGCGGCGGCGAACAACGACTCGAGGTGATCACCGTCTCGACGTACGACTCGGCGTACCTGAAGGCGGACTCGGTCGGCGACCGGTTCGGCCTCGTCGTCTTCGACGAGGTACACCACCTCGGCGGGGAGGGGTATCGCGACATCGCTCGGCTGCTGGCCGCACCCGCACGGCTCGGACTCACGGCGACGTTCGAGCGGCCGGACGACGCCCACGAAGTGGTCGCCGACCTCGTCGGCCCGCTCGTCCACCGGATCGAGGTCGACGAGCTCGCCGGAGACCACCTCGCGCCCTACGACATGAAACGACTCGAGGTGTCGCTCACGGACGAAGAGCGCGAGGAGTACGAGCGGAACCAGTCGATTTTCACCGACTACCTCGCCAGTTCGAACATCCGAATGCAAAGCGGCTCGGACTACCAGGAACTCGTCAAGCGCTCGGGCAACGACGCGGAGGCCCGCGAGGCGCTGCTCGCACGACAACGTGCGCGAGAGATTACCCGCGGAAGCGACGCCAAGATACGGGCGCTCGAGTCGATTCTCGACGAGCACCGCGGCGAACGGATCATCGTCTTCACCGCCTCGAACGACCTCGCGTACGAGGTGAGCGAACGATTCTTGATCCCCACGATCACGCATCGGACTGGGACGGAAGAGCGCCGGGAGATTCTCGAGCGCTTTCGCGAGGGCACCTACTCGCGCGTGGTAACCTCGAACGTCCTCGACGAGGGCGTCGACGTTCCGGACGCCTCCGTCGCCATCGTCCTCTCGGGGAGCGGCAGCGAACGCGAGTTCACCCAGCGGCTCGGTCGGATCCTTCGCCCGAAGGACGACGGCGGACGAGCGCTGTTGTACGAGGTCGTGAGCCGGGAGACGAGCGAAGAGCGCGTCGCCGACCGTCGGCGATAG
- a CDS encoding helix-turn-helix domain-containing protein: MGLVAEFEIHCEALPLVEVAEAAPAAAIEVEIQFNHGNRPPFIVHVTHDSPDAVERALESSSFVATYTVLGQAGETRRYQVIPAVGIVEQLGDHVDLSGLRALATTDSSIDRIRATPTGWIQTGWFADRDAFHEFRRFWQKNAGFTLRRLGRVGEPEEPGDGLTDPQREALRTAYEMGHYRIPRAASLEAVADELEISPSSLSERLRRAQTHLIETTVASIWPPLPE; this comes from the coding sequence ATGGGCCTCGTCGCCGAATTCGAGATCCACTGCGAAGCGCTCCCGCTGGTCGAGGTTGCCGAAGCCGCTCCGGCGGCAGCCATCGAGGTCGAGATACAGTTCAATCACGGCAATCGGCCGCCGTTCATCGTTCACGTCACCCACGATTCACCCGACGCAGTCGAGCGGGCGCTCGAGTCGTCGTCCTTTGTCGCGACGTATACGGTGCTCGGGCAGGCCGGCGAGACGCGTCGATATCAAGTGATCCCGGCTGTCGGAATCGTCGAACAACTCGGCGATCACGTCGACCTCTCGGGGCTTCGCGCGCTGGCCACGACCGACTCGAGCATCGATCGGATTCGCGCGACGCCGACGGGCTGGATCCAGACCGGGTGGTTCGCCGACCGAGACGCGTTCCACGAGTTCCGCCGATTCTGGCAGAAAAACGCCGGATTCACTCTCCGGCGTCTCGGCCGCGTCGGCGAACCCGAAGAACCGGGCGACGGCCTGACCGATCCACAGCGGGAAGCGCTCCGGACCGCCTACGAGATGGGACACTACCGGATTCCGCGGGCGGCGTCACTCGAGGCGGTCGCCGACGAACTCGAGATTTCGCCGTCGTCGCTCTCCGAACGGCTCCGTCGCGCGCAGACGCACCTGATAGAGACGACGGTGGCTTCGATCTGGCCGCCGCTGCCGGAGTGA
- the dnaK gene encoding molecular chaperone DnaK has product MTSNKILGIDLGTTNSAFAVMEGGDPEIIVNSEGDRTTPSIVAFTDDERLVGKPAKNQAIQNPEKTISSIKRHMGEEDYTVEIEGEEYTPEEISAMILQKIKRDAEEYLGDDLERAVITVPAYFSDRQRQATKDAGEIAGFEVERIINEPTAASMAYGLEDDADQTVLVYDLGGGTFDVSILDLGGGVYEVVATNGDNDLGGDDWDHAIIDWLAEQFEAEHGVDLREDRQALQRLKDAAEEAKIELSSRKETEINLPFITATDDGPIHLEESMTRAKFESLTSDLIERTVEPTEQALEDAGYDKGDIDEVLLVGGSTRMPQVADKVEELIGEEPQKNVNPDEAVALGAAIQGGVLGGEVDDVVLLDVTPLSLGIEVKGGLFERLIEKNTTIPTEESKVFTTAADNQTSVQVRVFQGERELAEKNELLGEFHLTGIPPAPAGTPQIEVGFSIDENGIVNVSAEDKGTGTSEEITIEGGAGLSDDEIDRLQEEAEEHAEEDQQRRERIEARNSAEAAIQRAETLLEENEEVDDEIRESVESAVEDLEETIDDEDADAEDIEAATETLSKELQEIGKQLYQDAGAGAAGGAGPGAGAAGAGAAGGPGAAGGAGMGGGMGGGPNPGAGGPDAGDDEYVDADFEDVEDESGDDDGDDGDDS; this is encoded by the coding sequence ATGACGAGCAACAAGATTCTCGGGATCGACCTCGGGACGACGAACAGTGCCTTCGCAGTGATGGAAGGCGGTGACCCGGAGATCATCGTCAACTCGGAGGGAGATCGGACGACGCCGTCGATTGTGGCCTTTACCGACGACGAACGGCTCGTCGGCAAACCGGCGAAGAATCAGGCGATTCAGAACCCGGAAAAGACCATCTCCTCGATCAAACGCCACATGGGCGAGGAGGACTACACCGTCGAAATCGAGGGCGAGGAGTACACGCCCGAAGAGATTTCGGCGATGATCCTCCAGAAGATCAAACGCGACGCCGAAGAGTACCTCGGTGACGACTTAGAGCGGGCGGTCATCACGGTACCGGCGTACTTCTCGGATCGACAGCGCCAGGCGACCAAGGATGCCGGCGAGATCGCCGGCTTCGAGGTCGAGCGGATCATTAACGAGCCGACCGCGGCGTCGATGGCCTACGGCTTAGAGGACGACGCCGATCAGACCGTCCTCGTCTACGACCTCGGCGGCGGGACGTTCGACGTGTCGATCCTCGACCTGGGCGGCGGCGTCTACGAGGTCGTCGCGACCAACGGCGACAACGACCTCGGCGGCGACGACTGGGACCACGCCATCATCGACTGGCTGGCCGAGCAGTTCGAGGCCGAACACGGCGTCGACCTCCGCGAGGACCGACAGGCCCTCCAGCGGCTCAAAGACGCCGCGGAGGAGGCCAAAATCGAACTCAGCAGCCGGAAGGAAACCGAGATCAACCTGCCCTTCATCACGGCGACCGACGACGGCCCGATCCACCTCGAAGAGAGCATGACTCGAGCCAAGTTCGAGTCGCTCACGTCGGACCTCATCGAGCGCACGGTCGAACCGACCGAACAGGCGCTCGAGGACGCGGGCTACGACAAGGGCGACATCGACGAAGTCCTGCTCGTCGGCGGCTCGACCCGAATGCCACAGGTCGCGGACAAGGTCGAGGAACTCATCGGCGAAGAGCCACAGAAGAACGTCAACCCCGACGAGGCCGTCGCGCTCGGTGCGGCGATTCAGGGTGGCGTCCTCGGCGGCGAGGTCGACGATGTCGTGTTGCTCGACGTGACGCCGCTCTCGCTCGGTATCGAGGTCAAGGGCGGTCTCTTCGAGCGACTCATCGAGAAGAACACGACGATCCCGACCGAGGAGTCGAAGGTCTTCACGACCGCCGCGGACAACCAGACGTCGGTGCAGGTCCGGGTCTTCCAGGGCGAGCGCGAACTCGCCGAGAAGAACGAACTGCTCGGCGAGTTCCACCTGACCGGCATCCCGCCGGCACCGGCCGGAACGCCCCAGATCGAGGTCGGCTTCTCGATCGACGAGAACGGGATCGTCAACGTCTCCGCCGAAGACAAGGGAACCGGCACCAGCGAGGAGATCACGATCGAAGGCGGCGCCGGTCTCTCCGACGACGAGATCGACCGACTGCAGGAAGAAGCAGAAGAACACGCCGAAGAGGACCAGCAGCGCCGCGAACGGATCGAGGCGCGCAACTCCGCCGAGGCCGCGATCCAGCGCGCGGAGACGCTCCTCGAGGAGAACGAGGAGGTCGACGACGAGATCCGCGAGAGCGTCGAATCGGCCGTCGAGGACTTAGAAGAGACGATCGACGACGAGGACGCCGACGCAGAGGACATCGAGGCGGCGACCGAAACCCTGAGCAAGGAGCTCCAGGAGATCGGCAAACAGCTCTATCAGGACGCCGGTGCGGGCGCCGCGGGCGGTGCGGGTCCCGGCGCCGGTGCGGCAGGAGCCGGCGCTGCCGGCGGACCGGGAGCCGCGGGCGGTGCCGGAATGGGAGGCGGCATGGGTGGCGGCCCGAATCCCGGAGCGGGCGGCCCAGATGCGGGTGACGACGAGTACGTCGACGCCGACTTCGAAGACGTCGAGGACGAAAGCGGCGACGACGACGGCGACGACGGCGACGACTCCTAA
- a CDS encoding serine-tRNA(Ala) deacylase AlaX: MSGQQAAAEPYTTRFETEVTAVDGRRVWLETSYFYAESGGQPADRGTIGDVEVEDVQLVDGEHVHVLSEEPTFGAERRVLCRIDWSFRMYCMRAHTASHALYGAGRNLLADLGYGGFDIGPEKVRVDLETTTEVDDGLLVELNEQVNRVVWESRSVSWEDVPVADAREREDIAFNEATEDAAFTKGRVRLVTIGEKDENGHNGVVSQNSWDVAACGGTHVRNTREIGPVTVLGRSNPGEGMTRVEFAVGPNAIDRRATEKETAFAAKSELGVGLADVTDELERRAAERKELANALRTRERELVEARLEHGEILERDGAKWLLADVGDMSAGVASDVLDDRRSEFGDVVVATGETDSVFAVVATDESTPATAVLEEITSAFGGGGGGSDRLAQGGGFDATPAEILAALE, encoded by the coding sequence ATGAGCGGGCAACAGGCGGCAGCGGAGCCGTACACGACGCGGTTCGAAACCGAAGTGACGGCCGTCGACGGGCGACGCGTCTGGCTTGAGACGAGTTACTTCTACGCCGAGAGCGGCGGCCAACCGGCCGATCGGGGAACGATCGGCGACGTGGAGGTCGAAGACGTACAACTCGTCGACGGCGAGCACGTCCACGTCCTGTCCGAGGAGCCGACGTTCGGGGCCGAGCGTCGCGTGCTCTGCCGGATCGACTGGTCGTTTCGGATGTACTGCATGCGCGCGCACACGGCGAGTCACGCCCTCTACGGCGCGGGGCGAAACCTCCTCGCCGACCTGGGCTACGGCGGGTTCGACATCGGCCCGGAGAAGGTTCGCGTCGACCTCGAAACCACGACCGAAGTCGACGACGGACTGCTGGTCGAACTCAACGAGCAGGTCAATCGGGTCGTCTGGGAGTCCCGATCGGTTTCCTGGGAGGACGTTCCGGTCGCGGACGCCCGCGAGCGCGAGGACATCGCCTTCAACGAGGCGACCGAGGACGCCGCGTTCACGAAGGGGCGCGTCCGACTCGTGACGATCGGCGAGAAAGACGAGAACGGCCACAACGGCGTCGTCTCGCAGAATTCGTGGGACGTCGCCGCCTGCGGCGGCACGCACGTTCGAAACACCAGGGAGATCGGCCCGGTGACTGTTCTCGGACGATCGAACCCCGGCGAAGGGATGACTCGAGTCGAGTTCGCCGTCGGTCCGAACGCCATCGATCGACGGGCCACGGAGAAGGAGACAGCGTTCGCCGCCAAGTCGGAACTGGGCGTGGGACTCGCGGACGTCACCGACGAACTCGAGCGCCGTGCGGCCGAACGCAAAGAACTCGCGAACGCGCTGCGAACGCGGGAACGCGAACTCGTCGAAGCCCGACTCGAGCACGGCGAGATCCTCGAGCGCGACGGAGCGAAGTGGCTCCTCGCAGATGTCGGCGACATGTCGGCAGGCGTCGCGAGCGACGTACTCGACGATCGACGGAGCGAGTTCGGCGATGTCGTCGTCGCGACCGGCGAAACCGATTCCGTCTTCGCCGTCGTCGCAACCGACGAATCGACGCCCGCGACGGCGGTGCTCGAGGAGATTACCTCGGCGTTCGGCGGCGGTGGTGGCGGTTCTGATCGGCTCGCTCAGGGCGGCGGATTCGACGCCACGCCAGCGGAGATTCTGGCGGCCCTCGAGTGA
- the dnaJ gene encoding molecular chaperone DnaJ: MSEDFYDVLGVSPDASPEEIKQAYRSKATEYHPDVSDDPNAEEKFKKIQKAKQVLTDEEKRSAYDRMGHDQYEQAEKHGYDASQGGAGGMGGGPFGGMGGGAGGMGGGGGLGDIFEQVFGGGGGRGRRGPQKGRNMRTDLEIDLEEAYEGAQKQFTIARPEACDTCHGEGHPPDADAQTCPECQGRGQVTQVQQTPLGRVQQTTACPRCEGEGTLYSETCGDCRGEGYVREEVTLTVDVPAGIQDGQTLRMEGEGGPSPEGGPSGDLLIDVSIREHEEFERDGNDLRYRLPISFPQATFGDTVEVPTLDGAAEFEIPDGTQSGETFRLEGKGMPRLQRRGSGDLFVQVQVVTPDSLNAEQREALEAFAEAGGDEIEVNEGFFEKIKRAF, from the coding sequence ATGAGTGAGGATTTCTACGATGTTCTCGGCGTGAGTCCGGACGCTTCGCCCGAGGAGATCAAGCAGGCTTACCGATCGAAGGCGACGGAGTATCATCCGGACGTCAGCGACGACCCCAACGCCGAAGAGAAGTTCAAGAAGATACAGAAGGCGAAACAGGTCCTGACGGACGAGGAGAAACGAAGCGCCTACGATCGGATGGGCCACGACCAGTACGAGCAGGCCGAAAAACACGGGTACGACGCCAGCCAGGGCGGAGCCGGCGGCATGGGCGGCGGCCCATTCGGTGGAATGGGTGGCGGTGCCGGCGGTATGGGCGGCGGTGGCGGCCTCGGCGACATCTTCGAGCAGGTCTTCGGCGGTGGCGGCGGCCGCGGGAGACGCGGCCCCCAGAAAGGCAGAAACATGCGAACTGATCTCGAGATCGACCTCGAGGAGGCCTACGAGGGGGCTCAAAAGCAGTTCACGATCGCCAGACCTGAAGCGTGTGACACCTGTCACGGCGAGGGACATCCGCCGGACGCGGACGCACAGACATGTCCGGAGTGTCAGGGCCGCGGGCAGGTCACACAGGTCCAACAGACCCCGCTCGGGCGCGTCCAGCAGACGACGGCCTGTCCGCGCTGTGAGGGCGAGGGGACGCTCTACTCGGAGACCTGCGGCGACTGTCGCGGCGAAGGGTACGTCCGCGAGGAGGTCACGCTCACCGTCGACGTTCCCGCGGGCATTCAGGACGGGCAGACGCTCCGAATGGAAGGCGAAGGGGGTCCGAGTCCGGAGGGCGGCCCGAGCGGCGACCTGCTGATCGACGTTTCGATCCGCGAGCACGAGGAGTTCGAACGCGACGGCAACGACCTCCGATACCGCCTCCCGATTTCGTTCCCGCAGGCGACGTTCGGCGATACGGTCGAAGTGCCGACGCTCGACGGCGCGGCCGAGTTCGAGATTCCGGACGGGACCCAGAGCGGCGAAACCTTCCGTCTCGAGGGTAAAGGGATGCCCCGACTCCAGCGCCGCGGCAGCGGTGACCTCTTCGTGCAGGTCCAGGTCGTCACGCCCGATAGCTTAAACGCTGAACAGCGAGAGGCCCTCGAGGCGTTCGCGGAAGCCGGCGGCGACGAAATCGAGGTCAACGAAGGCTTCTTCGAGAAGATCAAGCGAGCCTTTTGA
- a CDS encoding DJ-1/PfpI family protein produces MPAQQILLLAGDFVEDYEVMVPFQALEMVGHDVHAVCPEKAAGDSCPTAVHDFEGDQTYTEKPGHNFELTHDFDAVDPTEYDALVVPGGRAPEYLRTYDEVLEIVRHFFEADKPVASLCHGAQILAAADVLEGRTCTAYPALQADVEGAGGTWEDGVVRDETLVTGQAWPDHPEWLAEFLDVLGTEIEHAKAAPADD; encoded by the coding sequence ATGCCAGCACAACAGATCCTGTTACTCGCCGGCGATTTCGTCGAAGACTACGAGGTAATGGTCCCGTTTCAGGCCCTCGAGATGGTCGGCCACGACGTCCACGCGGTCTGTCCGGAGAAGGCCGCCGGAGATAGCTGCCCGACCGCCGTTCACGATTTCGAGGGCGATCAGACCTACACGGAAAAACCCGGCCACAACTTCGAACTGACCCACGATTTCGACGCCGTCGACCCGACCGAGTACGACGCGCTGGTCGTTCCGGGCGGTCGCGCACCCGAGTATCTCCGAACCTACGACGAGGTGCTCGAGATCGTTCGGCACTTTTTCGAGGCCGACAAACCTGTCGCGTCCCTGTGTCACGGCGCGCAGATCCTGGCGGCCGCCGACGTGCTCGAGGGCCGAACCTGCACGGCCTATCCCGCGCTGCAGGCGGACGTGGAAGGCGCGGGCGGTACGTGGGAGGACGGCGTCGTTCGAGACGAGACCCTCGTCACCGGTCAGGCGTGGCCGGACCATCCCGAGTGGCTCGCCGAGTTCCTCGACGTGCTCGGGACCGAAATCGAGCACGCCAAGGCCGCTCCAGCGGACGATTGA
- a CDS encoding helix-turn-helix domain-containing protein, whose translation MAKYSTGSSGGGGGTSCELCGAESDSLTRANVAGAELEVCPNCAPHDDAQRTSSSRSGDGGNSAGRGDEPNRKQKAAQNVAKANPIWDGDSEHWEKEGTNYDDDPLPYLVTGYGDILVEARQDAGLQRGELAEVLGVPESDLLAVEQGRATQAGIGGGLIVALEERLDIELEE comes from the coding sequence ATGGCCAAATACTCGACGGGATCGTCCGGCGGCGGCGGTGGGACGTCCTGTGAACTCTGCGGCGCAGAGAGCGATTCGCTCACTCGCGCGAACGTCGCAGGCGCGGAACTCGAGGTCTGTCCGAACTGTGCACCCCACGACGATGCACAGCGAACGAGTAGCTCCCGTAGCGGCGACGGCGGGAACAGCGCTGGACGGGGGGACGAACCGAACCGAAAGCAAAAGGCGGCCCAAAACGTCGCCAAGGCGAACCCGATCTGGGACGGCGACTCCGAACACTGGGAGAAGGAGGGGACGAACTACGACGACGACCCGCTGCCGTACCTGGTCACCGGCTACGGCGACATCCTCGTCGAAGCCCGACAGGACGCCGGCTTGCAGCGGGGCGAACTCGCCGAGGTACTCGGGGTTCCCGAGAGCGACCTGCTCGCGGTCGAACAGGGCCGAGCGACCCAGGCCGGCATCGGGGGCGGCCTCATCGTCGCGCTCGAGGAGCGGTTGGACATCGAACTCGAGGAGTAA